A single window of Sporosarcina sp. Marseille-Q4943 DNA harbors:
- the hisD gene encoding histidinol dehydrogenase, whose translation MEYIKKAQLIDEGSSDGVEHTVKAIIENVKANGDKAVQEYERKFGNSDRPVRVSEEEIENCMQTLPEETKVLIDRVVDRVSKFAEAQLSCLLPFEKDFGEGIRMGHKIIPIEKVGAYVPGGRFPLLSSGPMVVAPAKVAGAKQIVACSPANYKGGIHPAVLYGLVRSGATDIFAIGGAQAIAAMAYGTESIPEVDMIAGPGNMFVAEAKRQVFGKVGIDLIAGPSEVMVFADESATPRKIAVDLLAQAEHDPYARAILVTTSRSIAEGVIEEAAAILETFTDSSPAHESWKTRGEVIFAESLQEGLAICNDYAIEHLHLHTENSHEFTDKLYNYGSLFIGEDSSVVFSDKVSGTNHTLPTQRAGRYTGGLWAGSYVKVATHQEITGEGVQFLASHAEAQSEIEGLEGHKLSATIRIE comes from the coding sequence ATGGAATACATAAAAAAAGCGCAATTAATTGATGAAGGTTCTTCAGATGGAGTAGAGCACACTGTAAAAGCAATTATCGAGAATGTCAAAGCGAACGGTGATAAGGCTGTACAAGAATATGAAAGAAAGTTCGGTAATTCAGATCGTCCGGTCCGTGTTAGTGAAGAGGAAATTGAGAATTGTATGCAGACACTTCCAGAAGAGACGAAGGTGTTAATTGACCGTGTAGTTGACAGAGTCTCGAAGTTTGCAGAAGCTCAATTGAGTTGTTTGTTACCGTTTGAAAAAGATTTTGGGGAAGGTATTAGAATGGGACATAAAATAATACCAATTGAAAAAGTTGGTGCCTATGTCCCAGGGGGGAGATTCCCTTTACTATCATCTGGCCCAATGGTTGTTGCCCCGGCAAAAGTAGCAGGTGCAAAACAAATCGTTGCTTGTAGTCCAGCTAATTATAAAGGGGGCATTCACCCAGCTGTATTATACGGGCTCGTACGTTCAGGTGCCACTGATATTTTTGCAATCGGTGGTGCGCAAGCAATTGCTGCAATGGCCTATGGTACCGAATCGATTCCAGAAGTGGATATGATAGCGGGACCAGGAAACATGTTTGTTGCAGAAGCTAAACGTCAAGTATTTGGTAAGGTAGGGATTGATCTTATTGCGGGTCCAAGTGAAGTAATGGTCTTTGCAGATGAATCAGCTACGCCACGAAAGATCGCTGTTGATTTACTTGCACAGGCAGAACATGATCCCTATGCTCGTGCAATCCTTGTCACAACCTCTCGTTCTATTGCGGAGGGTGTGATTGAAGAGGCAGCGGCTATATTGGAAACATTTACAGATTCATCTCCTGCACATGAGTCATGGAAAACTAGAGGAGAAGTGATTTTTGCTGAATCATTACAAGAGGGATTAGCTATTTGTAATGATTACGCTATTGAACATTTGCATTTGCATACTGAAAATAGCCATGAGTTTACTGATAAACTATATAATTACGGCTCATTATTTATCGGAGAAGATAGTTCAGTTGTATTTTCGGATAAGGTCTCTGGAACTAATCATACATTACCGACTCAAAGGGCTGGAAGATATACAGGGGGACTATGGGCAGGCAGTTATGTCAAGGTTGCAACCCACCAGGAGATTACGGGGGAAGGCGTGCAGTTTTTGGCATCCCATGCAGAGGCGCAATCCGAAATCGAAGGATTGGAGGGACATAAATTATCAGCAACAATCAGAATTGAATAA